One window of the Bos indicus isolate NIAB-ARS_2022 breed Sahiwal x Tharparkar chromosome 15, NIAB-ARS_B.indTharparkar_mat_pri_1.0, whole genome shotgun sequence genome contains the following:
- the UPK2 gene encoding uroplakin-2, with product MASPWPVWTLSWILILLAVLVPGAAADFNISSLSGLLSPVMTESLLVALPPCHLTGGNATLTVRRANDSKVVRSSFVVPPCRGRRELVSVVDSGSGFTVTRLSAYQVTNLTPGTKYYISYLVTKGASTESSREIPMSTFPRRKAESIGLAMARTGGMVVITVLLSVAMFLLVLGLIIALALGARK from the exons ATGGCATCTCCGTGGCCTGTGTGGACCTTGTCTTGGATCCTGATTCTGCTGGCTGTCCTGGTCCCCGGGGCTGCAG CTGACTTCAACATCTCAAGCCTCTCTGGTCTGCTGTCCCCAGTGATGACGGAAAGCCTGCTAGTTGCCTTGCCCCCATGTCACCTCACAGGGGGCAACGCCACACTGACTGTCCGGAGAGCCAATGACAGCAAAG TGGTGAGATCTAGCTTCGTGGTGCCTCCGTGCCGCGGACGCAGGGAGCTGGTGAGCGTGGTGGACAGCGGGTCTGGCTTCACGGTCACCCGGCTCAGTGCATACCAGGTGACAAACCTGACACCAGGAACCAAATACTA CATTTCCTACCTCGTGACAAAGGGGGCATCCACCGAGTCCAGCAGAGAAATCCCAATGTCCACATTTCCTC GAAGGAAGGCAGAATCCATTGGGCTGGCAATGGCCCGGACAGGGGGCATGGTGGTCATCACGGTGCTGCTCTCGGTCGCTATGTTCCTGCTGGTTCTGGGCTTGATCATTGCCCTAGCACTGGGCGCCCGAAAGTGA